A part of Rhodamnia argentea isolate NSW1041297 chromosome 8, ASM2092103v1, whole genome shotgun sequence genomic DNA contains:
- the LOC115744757 gene encoding protein GRIP isoform X1: MSAEGGEVAEMQESNIEDSLEMRSHMNDASLRSNGFPAKENGSCESTPHYGDTHDELVQMVTELKLQNEYLKSHFEGLKDLHFEEIRSQQRTKVGGQEGEDVKRLNERIESLEKELLEEKQTRGAADEALKHLQVAHSEADARAQELSARLAEAQQKMDQEIKEREEKYSELDSKFSRLHKRAKQRIQEVQKEKDDLEARFREVNEIAEQASSQQLALQQEVDRTRQQANEAMKAIDAERQQLRSACNKLRDDNEELRQSMQPKDLALGSMQQSLLEKEQMLEDLRNLLKSAEEKRQASLSELTAKHQKNIENLESQLADAASDRSKATEMISSLQVLLAEKESKIAELDAASTGEAARLRATMESVKGEVAHLKREHDKEKESWEAACQALKTKLEVAEGNCICAEVEVAKLKSQLEIEASTHAQLLNARDAELAALKEENHRLQSEFSSYKARAHTLLQKKDAELASAKDSEEVKALEEALKETEKEALQASAERDKAIQDLQAALANRVKELEERDAALNAAKQQMKTLEMNLDSVNAQHQKDKEAWELDLKNLEETWRNRCEALKAENEADSGKDIKQELDELKSRYKRLKEEHDSFRDLADKMIEEKDNEISRLLDDTKNLQRSLELRPPVEQNDNYTAALQKQEILNSASSAAEQQILFLARQQAQREEELAQSQRHILALQEEIEELERENRLHSQQEAILKEEFRNMERMQKREGVDMTYLKNVILKLLETGEVEALLPVVAMLLQFSPEEMQKCQAAYRAATDVPPTPPNDTSGSPLSLLSRFSFS, from the exons ATGTCTGCAGAGGGAGGTGAGGTTGCTGAAATGCAGGAAAGTAATATTGAAGATTCTTTGGAGATGAGGAGTCACATGAATGACGCTAGCCTTAGAAGCAATGGGTTTCCTGCGAAGGAGAATGGATCATGTGAAAGCACCCCACACTATGGTGATACTCACGATGAGCTTGTGCAGATGGTTACTGAACTCAAGCTTCAAAACGAGTACTTGAAGTCTCATTTTGAGGGTCTAAAAGATCTTCACTTCGAAGAGATCAGGTCTCAACAGCGAACGAAAGTGGGTGGGCAGGAAGGTGAAGATGTGAAGAGACTCAATGAGAGAATAGAATCTCTGGAGAAAGAACTACTGGAGGAAAAGCAAACACGAGGTGCGGCAGACGAGGCTCTGAAGCATCTTCAAGTAGCACATTCAGAGGCAGATGCACGAGCCCAGGAACTCTCAGCCAGGCTTGCTGAAG CTCAACAGAAGATGGATCAAGAGATAaaagagagggaagagaagTACTCTGAACTCGATTCCAAATTTAGCAGACTTCATAAAAGGGCCAAACAGCGTATTCAAGAGGTTCAAAAG GAGAAGGATGACCTTGAAGCTCGTTTCCGTGAAGTAAATGAAATAGCTGAACAAGCTTCATCCCAACAGTTAGCATTACAACAAGAGGTGGATCGGACACGTCAACAAGCAAATGAAGCAATGAAGGCAATTGATGCTGAGAGGCAGCAATTAAGAAGTGCATGCAATAA ACTTCGAGATGACAATGAGGAATTGCGGCAATCTATGCAACCTAAAGATCTTGCCCTTGGGTCTATGCAACAGTCCCTTCTTGAGAAAGAGCAG ATGTTGGAAGACCTTCGAAATTTGCTAAAATCTGCAGAAGAGAAGAGGCAAGCTTCTCTATCTGAACTCACTGCCAAACATCAGAAG AACATAGAGAATTTGGAGTCCCAACTAGCTGATGCAGCCTCTGATAGAAGCAAAGCAACTGAAATGATATCTTCACTTCAG GTCCTGCTTGCAGAAAAAGAATCTAAGATTGCAGAGCTTGATGCAGCTTCAACTGGGGAAGCAGCAAGACTTAGAGCCACAATGGAATCTGTTAAAGGAGAGGTTGCACACTTGAAACGTGAGCAT gataaggaaaaggaaagctGGGAAGCTGCTTGTCAGGCACTTAAAACAAAGCTTGAGGTGGCTGAGGGCAACTGCATTTGCGCTGAAGTTGAAGTGGCTAAGTTAAAAA GTCAGCTGGAGATAGAAGCGTCTACACATGCGCAGTTATTGAATGCTAGAGATGCTGAACTAGCAGCTCTCAAAGAAGAG AACCATCGCCTGCAAAGTGAATTTTCTTCGTATAAGGCTCGTGCCCACACACTTCTTCAGAAAAAGGATGCCGAACTTGCTTCAGCTAAGGATTCTGAAGAAGTTAAAGCTCTTGAGGAAGCACTTAAG GAAACTGAAAAGGAAGCCCTACAGGCATCTGCAGAAAGGGACAAGGCCATCCAAGATCTTCAGGCTGCTTTAGCTAATCGCGTTAAAGAACTCGAGGAAAG AGATGCAGCTCTTAATGCTGCCAAGCAGCAGATGAAGACCCTTGAAATGAACCTTGACTCTGTGAATGCTCAGCatcaaaaagataaagaagcatGGGAACTAGATCTTAAAAACTTGGAAGAAACGTGGCGAA ATAGATGCGAGGCACTAAAGGCTGAAAATGAGGCAGATTCAGGGAAAGATATAAAGCAAGAATTAGATGAGCTTAAATCTCGTTACAAAAGATTGAAG GAGGAGCATGATTCATTTAGAGATCTAGCTGATAAAATGATTGAGGAGAAGGACAATGAAATCTCCAGATTGCTTGATGATACTAAGAATCTTCAACGATCTCTGGAGTTAAGACCACCG GTTGAGCAGAACGATAATTACACTGCAG CCTTGCAGAAACAGGAAATACTAAACTCAGCTAGCTCGGCAGCTGAACAACAAATTCTG TTTTTGGCAAGGCAACAAGCTCAAAGAGAGGAAGAGTTGGCTCAGTCTCAGAGGCATATTTTGGCACTTCAA GAAGAAATTGAGGAGCTTGAGCGTGAAAATCGTCTTCACAGTCAACAG GAGGCCATACTGAAGGAAGAGTTTCGTAACATGGAAAGGATGCAGAAGAGGGAAGGAGTAGATAtgacatatttaaaaaatgtcattCTGAAGCTTCTTGAGACAG GTGAGGTTGAGGCCCTGTTGCCAGTGGTCGCTATGCTGCTTCAGTTCAGTCCGGAAGAG ATGCAGAAATGTCAAGCAGCTTACCGGGCTGCCACCGACGTTCCTCCAACTCCACCAAATGATACTTCAGGATCTCCTCTCTCGCTTCTGTCTAGATTCTCATTTTCGTAG
- the LOC115744757 gene encoding protein GRIP isoform X2 → MSAEGGEVAEMQESNIEDSLEMRSHMNDASLRSNGFPAKENGSCESTPHYGDTHDELVQMVTELKLQNEYLKSHFEGLKDLHFEEIRSQQRTKVGGQEGEDVKRLNERIESLEKELLEEKQTRGAADEALKHLQVAHSEADARAQELSARLAEAQQKMDQEIKEREEKYSELDSKFSRLHKRAKQRIQEVQKEKDDLEARFREVNEIAEQASSQQLALQQEVDRTRQQANEAMKAIDAERQQLRSACNKLRDDNEELRQSMQPKDLALGSMQQSLLEKEQMLEDLRNLLKSAEEKRQASLSELTAKHQKNIENLESQLADAASDRSKATEMISSLQVLLAEKESKIAELDAASTGEAARLRATMESVKGEVAHLKREHDKEKESWEAACQALKTKLEVAEGNCICAEVEVAKLKSQLEIEASTHAQLLNARDAELAALKEENHRLQSEFSSYKARAHTLLQKKDAELASAKDSEEVKALEEALKETEKEALQASAERDKAIQDLQAALANRVKELEERDAALNAAKQQMKTLEMNLDSVNAQHQKDKEAWELDLKNLEETWRNRCEALKAENEADSGKDIKQELDELKSRYKRLKEEHDSFRDLADKMIEEKDNEISRLLDDTKNLQRSLEVEQNDNYTAALQKQEILNSASSAAEQQILFLARQQAQREEELAQSQRHILALQEEIEELERENRLHSQQEAILKEEFRNMERMQKREGVDMTYLKNVILKLLETGEVEALLPVVAMLLQFSPEEMQKCQAAYRAATDVPPTPPNDTSGSPLSLLSRFSFS, encoded by the exons ATGTCTGCAGAGGGAGGTGAGGTTGCTGAAATGCAGGAAAGTAATATTGAAGATTCTTTGGAGATGAGGAGTCACATGAATGACGCTAGCCTTAGAAGCAATGGGTTTCCTGCGAAGGAGAATGGATCATGTGAAAGCACCCCACACTATGGTGATACTCACGATGAGCTTGTGCAGATGGTTACTGAACTCAAGCTTCAAAACGAGTACTTGAAGTCTCATTTTGAGGGTCTAAAAGATCTTCACTTCGAAGAGATCAGGTCTCAACAGCGAACGAAAGTGGGTGGGCAGGAAGGTGAAGATGTGAAGAGACTCAATGAGAGAATAGAATCTCTGGAGAAAGAACTACTGGAGGAAAAGCAAACACGAGGTGCGGCAGACGAGGCTCTGAAGCATCTTCAAGTAGCACATTCAGAGGCAGATGCACGAGCCCAGGAACTCTCAGCCAGGCTTGCTGAAG CTCAACAGAAGATGGATCAAGAGATAaaagagagggaagagaagTACTCTGAACTCGATTCCAAATTTAGCAGACTTCATAAAAGGGCCAAACAGCGTATTCAAGAGGTTCAAAAG GAGAAGGATGACCTTGAAGCTCGTTTCCGTGAAGTAAATGAAATAGCTGAACAAGCTTCATCCCAACAGTTAGCATTACAACAAGAGGTGGATCGGACACGTCAACAAGCAAATGAAGCAATGAAGGCAATTGATGCTGAGAGGCAGCAATTAAGAAGTGCATGCAATAA ACTTCGAGATGACAATGAGGAATTGCGGCAATCTATGCAACCTAAAGATCTTGCCCTTGGGTCTATGCAACAGTCCCTTCTTGAGAAAGAGCAG ATGTTGGAAGACCTTCGAAATTTGCTAAAATCTGCAGAAGAGAAGAGGCAAGCTTCTCTATCTGAACTCACTGCCAAACATCAGAAG AACATAGAGAATTTGGAGTCCCAACTAGCTGATGCAGCCTCTGATAGAAGCAAAGCAACTGAAATGATATCTTCACTTCAG GTCCTGCTTGCAGAAAAAGAATCTAAGATTGCAGAGCTTGATGCAGCTTCAACTGGGGAAGCAGCAAGACTTAGAGCCACAATGGAATCTGTTAAAGGAGAGGTTGCACACTTGAAACGTGAGCAT gataaggaaaaggaaagctGGGAAGCTGCTTGTCAGGCACTTAAAACAAAGCTTGAGGTGGCTGAGGGCAACTGCATTTGCGCTGAAGTTGAAGTGGCTAAGTTAAAAA GTCAGCTGGAGATAGAAGCGTCTACACATGCGCAGTTATTGAATGCTAGAGATGCTGAACTAGCAGCTCTCAAAGAAGAG AACCATCGCCTGCAAAGTGAATTTTCTTCGTATAAGGCTCGTGCCCACACACTTCTTCAGAAAAAGGATGCCGAACTTGCTTCAGCTAAGGATTCTGAAGAAGTTAAAGCTCTTGAGGAAGCACTTAAG GAAACTGAAAAGGAAGCCCTACAGGCATCTGCAGAAAGGGACAAGGCCATCCAAGATCTTCAGGCTGCTTTAGCTAATCGCGTTAAAGAACTCGAGGAAAG AGATGCAGCTCTTAATGCTGCCAAGCAGCAGATGAAGACCCTTGAAATGAACCTTGACTCTGTGAATGCTCAGCatcaaaaagataaagaagcatGGGAACTAGATCTTAAAAACTTGGAAGAAACGTGGCGAA ATAGATGCGAGGCACTAAAGGCTGAAAATGAGGCAGATTCAGGGAAAGATATAAAGCAAGAATTAGATGAGCTTAAATCTCGTTACAAAAGATTGAAG GAGGAGCATGATTCATTTAGAGATCTAGCTGATAAAATGATTGAGGAGAAGGACAATGAAATCTCCAGATTGCTTGATGATACTAAGAATCTTCAACGATCTCTGGAG GTTGAGCAGAACGATAATTACACTGCAG CCTTGCAGAAACAGGAAATACTAAACTCAGCTAGCTCGGCAGCTGAACAACAAATTCTG TTTTTGGCAAGGCAACAAGCTCAAAGAGAGGAAGAGTTGGCTCAGTCTCAGAGGCATATTTTGGCACTTCAA GAAGAAATTGAGGAGCTTGAGCGTGAAAATCGTCTTCACAGTCAACAG GAGGCCATACTGAAGGAAGAGTTTCGTAACATGGAAAGGATGCAGAAGAGGGAAGGAGTAGATAtgacatatttaaaaaatgtcattCTGAAGCTTCTTGAGACAG GTGAGGTTGAGGCCCTGTTGCCAGTGGTCGCTATGCTGCTTCAGTTCAGTCCGGAAGAG ATGCAGAAATGTCAAGCAGCTTACCGGGCTGCCACCGACGTTCCTCCAACTCCACCAAATGATACTTCAGGATCTCCTCTCTCGCTTCTGTCTAGATTCTCATTTTCGTAG